A window of Pomacea canaliculata isolate SZHN2017 linkage group LG3, ASM307304v1, whole genome shotgun sequence contains these coding sequences:
- the LOC112560148 gene encoding uncharacterized protein LOC112560148 — protein MPLEKQLNVTLANNSIEVLEARDYLERVVNLDITYNGLKEVEAEALRFLRNVQKLDLRGNQIAYLPDTLQILPSSAVTIDPYTLSCDCNMLWFSSWKLLYVETRDKGDNFVRSDGQQPPEADADIFCLLRDGKYIPMTEATKERLGCIKAITPLPLIVAVAIVASIVLCGIALAAIFRYEILVLCHMFMSVANKQHKKQVLPHEKDTGKDKKDRQQQRHDAHGYTHDVYISCSDSDTDLDWVIHRLLPMLDQRGVKSYLLVRDSPPGVVAVDEAVKNIRDSHVVLVVLSAEYAASATCLFQFSQAYNFTLGRSASESVRKDRRRLLVLEVDGGARYGHVGEPHLKAMLRMRMTLCGDNPRDMERVCSDYFRHLMEYKRGL, from the exons ATGCCGCTAGAGAAGCAGCTAAACGTGACGCTGGCCAACAATTCCATCGAGGTCTTGGAGGCCAGAGACTACCTGGAGCGAGTGGTGAACCTTGACATCACCTACAACGGTCTAAAGGAAGTCGAGGCTGAG gctTTGCGGTTCTTGAGAAACGTCCAGAAATTAGACCTCCGAGGTAACCAGATCGCCTACCTGCCGGACACCCTGCAGATTCTGCCCTCATCAGCCGTGACCATTGACCCCTACACGCTGTCGTGTGACTGCAACATGTTGTGGTTCAGCTCGTGGAAGCTGTTGTACGTTGAGACGCGGGACAAGGGCGATAACTTTGTCCGCTCCGATGGTCAGCAGCCCCCAGAAGCAGACGCCGACATCTTCTGCCTCCTGCGGGATGGAAAGTACATCCCGATGACCGAAGCGACGAAAGAGAGGCTGGGTTGCATCAAGGCGATAACTCCCTTGCCACTCATCGTCGCCGTGGCCATCGTGGCTAGCATCGTGCTGTGCGGGATCGCCCTGGCGGCCATCTTCCGCTACGAGATTCTGGTCTTGTGTCACATGTTTATGTCCGTTGCGAACAAGCAGCACAAAAAGCAGGTTTTGCCTCACGAAAAGGACACTGGGAAGgataaaaaagacagacagcaaCAGCGACACGATGCCCACGGCTACACGCACGACGTCTACATCAGCTGCTCTGACAGCGACACGGACCTGGACTGGGTCATCCACCGTCTGCTCCCCATGCTCGACCAGCGGGGTGTCAAGAGCTACCTTCTGGTACGCGACAGTCCTCCTGGTGTCGTCGCCGTTGACGAGGCGGTGAAGAACATCCGCGACAGCCACGTGGTGCTGGTCGTGCTGTCGGCGGAGTACGCTGCCAGCGCCACCTGTCTCTTCCAGTTCTCGCAGGCCTACAACTTCACCCTGGGCCGCAGTGCCAGCGAGTCCGTCAGGAAGGACAGGCGCCGACTGCTGGTGCTGGAGGTGGACGGAGGTGCAAGGTACGGTCACGTGGGAGAGCCACACCTCAAAGCCATGCTGAGGATGAGGATGACCCTCTGCGGCGACAACCCGAGAGACATGGAGAGAGTCTGCTCAGACTATTTCAGACATCTAATGGAGTATAAACGAGGGTTGTAA